The Syntrophobacterales bacterium DNA window ATTTCCTCACAATCGCCCACCGTCCGGTAGGAGGATACAATCTCATGCGGGGCCATGGGCAAAACTGGGGGTGCTTCCCGCATAAAATCATTCTTTATGATAACAGAGAAAGCGTTCCTCCATTTCCAAATTGTGGCAAATTCGCCATTCTTAGAAGTCGAGAACAGGGGATATTATACTGATCTACGAAATAACTGGTATTATGTCCCCACATTTTACCCACATTTTAGGTATTATGTCCCCACATTTTACAAGGAGATCTTCGTCCCATGGGTGTAATAGCGGTCATTGTTGTCGAAGGCGAAGACATCGTTTTCCAGGTAAATGGTCAGGGTATCCGACCTCCGCGCTTCTTCGTCCCCGGCAAGGGATGTCCGTGGCAGGAAAAAAAGGATAAGGATAGGGATAAGGATAAGGATAAGGATCAAGGCGATCTCCAGAAACGGTTTTGGTTTCATCCCACGGCAACATTTCAAATAACATTGGGACAACAGTGAAGAGAAAAGTATGTTTAAAATATCCGCCTT harbors:
- a CDS encoding lipid A deacylase LpxR family protein — protein: MKPKPFLEIALILILILIPILILFFLPRTSLAGDEEARRSDTLTIYLENDVFAFDNNDRYYTHGTKISL